GGACCTCCTGGGCCAACTACTTCCAGCTGTGGAAACAATTGACAATAGCTTAGAGCCTTAGAGACATATATTCATTGAAATGTGAAAATGACTACAAAATAACAATCCCTAATATACAGACAAACCAAGAATTAGGCTTCTGTACCTTGAAATATTGGGAACAGACTGGGCATTCATGTGGCTTGCCTTTCTCCAGCCAGAACCACACAACATCGTGCTCACCCTCTGCAGACATATATATTCAGAAATTACAGTTAGCAAACGCGAAATGATGCAAGTTCAGGAGGGAAAAAAAAGATGCAGCTGAGGAGACTACCTCCTTCAACACCGGGGCATCCAACTATTCTTTTGTCGTAGTACGACTTGACTACAGCAGGTGCTTCCTACAGTACAGAAAACATAACAGCCTCAGTTAGTTACATACTTACATAATAATGCAAATCACAGACACTTACGCATGTTCTTAACCAAAGTAAACAACTACACACCACAACCGAAATACACACTGGAAAGCATTTCCTCTTTTCTTATACTAGTCACTACTCATTCACTCAACTCTAGTAAAAAAACAAGAACACACTGAAATGCTAAACCGAAAAGAGAGTAGAATGAGGAGTACCTTGGTACCGAAAGGGCCGACTGGATGATTGATCTCAAGAATGTCCCTGCCCTGCATAAACACAAGCAACCAAAATCACTCGTAAGGCCTATAACTAATATCAGAATTGCAAAACAAGAACGAATCATAGAGTGAGTAGTAAACCGAACCTCAAGCTCAGCCTGAAGCTCCTCGCGCTCGTGACCAGTAGCAATGGGCATGATATCCTCAACCTTCTTCTTCAAACCTACACAGAAAAAAAAATTTCTAATTTTGATCAGTAACTTCGATCAAAATATCAACGCACAGTTATGAAGCCCAGTCGTTCTGATTAGCCTAACGCATTGTATAAAGAGAAAAAGGAGCAGACGCACCGGAGGCGGAGAGATTGGGGGATCGCTGGAACGGCGGCGGAGTGGAAGGAGAGGATGCGGAAGAGATTAGAAATCGACGGTGGAGATTGAGAGAC
The window above is part of the Fragaria vesca subsp. vesca linkage group LG2, FraVesHawaii_1.0, whole genome shotgun sequence genome. Proteins encoded here:
- the LOC101296630 gene encoding cytochrome c oxidase subunit 5b-2, mitochondrial-like encodes the protein MWRRVVCCSSSALASYRSSPSLNLHRRFLISSASSPSTPPPFQRSPNLSASGLKKKVEDIMPIATGHEREELQAELEGRDILEINHPVGPFGTKEAPAVVKSYYDKRIVGCPGVEGEGEHDVVWFWLEKGKPHECPVCSQYFKLEVVGPGGPH